One Natronobacterium texcoconense DNA window includes the following coding sequences:
- a CDS encoding (2Fe-2S) ferredoxin domain-containing protein, which yields MKRRTTEQRERLDAHVFVCTTDRDSEYACCHDAGAEETLEAVKDWLRERNAFWSPIGVSTTGCLALCSEGGTAITIQPHNEWYSDVRPEDVPALLEREFGPEASRVDDEPPEDRE from the coding sequence ATGAAACGCCGCACGACCGAACAGCGAGAACGGCTCGACGCCCACGTCTTCGTCTGTACGACCGACCGCGACTCCGAGTACGCGTGCTGTCACGATGCCGGAGCCGAAGAGACGCTCGAAGCCGTCAAAGACTGGCTTCGAGAGCGGAACGCGTTCTGGTCGCCGATCGGCGTGTCGACCACGGGCTGTCTCGCACTCTGTAGCGAAGGTGGGACGGCGATCACGATCCAGCCCCACAACGAGTGGTACTCCGACGTTCGCCCCGAAGACGTCCCCGCGTTGCTCGAACGCGAGTTCGGCCCCGAGGCGTCCCGCGTCGACGACGAGCCTCCCGAGGACCGCGAGTAA
- a CDS encoding outer membrane protein assembly factor BamB family protein: MNEPLCDDGDGVLERETRVSLGDLGPAASRHNWRRSAVAVGEECVFAGLADGRVSTYDLADGEPRERWTVDGDGERYVVSMAVADGYLVVGERGPEGRVRVRSSETGDLLWEYVTAEDVGSPADETFFAQPFVVDVRIADGTVVAAARRYERDGDVQHWSSVVYGFDLEGGLEWAYDARASPIAVDVDDRRVAVGYNRCPPNHEHDHGLVVLDLETGDEVATWDPGTSGERRVGDVALTDEGIAVASHGDKHGYFLDDDCGEVWHIDLASERSLEDETLYAYPNHATVADGTAVFVTGNTFAEDSRDPDGRHPNEHTAIGVDLEDGTKRWSHDVRGFARCVARDGDLVVIPSAQNFRERDAETHAVHVVDPETGPVEICPIEGISTVASLSNDRLVVIEEPVEYHDEGVTRGAYRLHTWRLER, from the coding sequence ATGAACGAACCGCTGTGTGACGACGGTGACGGCGTCCTCGAACGCGAGACGCGAGTATCGCTCGGGGATCTCGGTCCGGCTGCGAGCCGACACAACTGGCGTCGATCCGCCGTCGCCGTCGGCGAGGAGTGCGTCTTCGCCGGTCTTGCGGACGGGCGAGTGAGCACCTACGACCTCGCGGACGGCGAGCCACGGGAACGCTGGACCGTCGACGGCGACGGGGAGCGATACGTCGTCTCGATGGCCGTCGCCGACGGCTACCTCGTCGTCGGGGAACGGGGTCCCGAGGGACGGGTTCGCGTCCGCTCGAGCGAGACTGGCGACCTCCTGTGGGAGTACGTCACCGCCGAAGACGTCGGTTCGCCCGCCGACGAGACGTTCTTCGCCCAGCCGTTCGTCGTCGACGTTCGGATCGCCGACGGAACGGTCGTCGCCGCTGCCAGACGGTACGAACGCGACGGCGACGTCCAGCACTGGTCGAGCGTCGTCTACGGCTTCGACCTCGAGGGTGGCCTCGAGTGGGCCTACGACGCCCGGGCTTCCCCGATCGCGGTCGACGTCGACGATCGGCGGGTAGCCGTCGGCTACAATCGCTGTCCGCCGAACCACGAGCACGATCACGGACTCGTCGTCCTCGACCTCGAGACCGGCGACGAGGTCGCGACCTGGGACCCCGGTACGTCGGGCGAGCGCCGCGTCGGTGACGTCGCTCTCACCGACGAGGGAATCGCTGTCGCCAGCCACGGCGACAAACACGGCTATTTCCTCGACGACGACTGCGGCGAAGTATGGCACATCGATCTGGCGAGCGAGCGCAGCCTCGAGGATGAGACACTGTACGCCTATCCGAATCACGCTACCGTCGCCGACGGCACCGCCGTTTTCGTCACCGGAAACACCTTCGCCGAGGACAGTCGCGATCCCGACGGTCGCCATCCGAACGAACACACGGCAATCGGGGTCGACCTCGAGGACGGGACGAAACGCTGGTCGCACGACGTCCGCGGCTTTGCCCGCTGTGTCGCTCGAGACGGCGATCTCGTAGTGATCCCGTCGGCACAGAACTTCCGCGAGCGGGACGCCGAGACCCACGCTGTCCACGTCGTCGATCCCGAAACAGGGCCGGTCGAGATTTGTCCGATCGAGGGCATCTCGACTGTGGCTTCCCTGTCGAACGATCGACTCGTCGTGATCGAGGAACCCGTCGAGTACCACGACGAAGGGGTTACGCGAGGAGCCTATCGGCTCCACACGTGGCGACTCGAGCGGTAA
- a CDS encoding DUF3209 family protein, producing MACAELEALRLALMNVNGSVDEQVKQHAEAEIGDALEENGPIAALANAETLEEIQRHLDAALVDLEEEAADADSTDPYGAYLRGRLVAVRDAEQRIRRLRERTDGLLEDLGETHHTLHEAFPVEE from the coding sequence ATGGCTTGCGCAGAACTCGAAGCACTGAGACTCGCACTGATGAACGTCAACGGTAGCGTCGACGAACAGGTCAAACAACACGCCGAGGCCGAAATCGGCGACGCACTCGAGGAGAACGGGCCGATCGCGGCCCTGGCGAACGCGGAGACGCTCGAGGAGATCCAGCGCCACCTCGACGCGGCGCTGGTCGACCTCGAGGAGGAAGCAGCCGACGCTGACTCGACCGACCCATACGGGGCCTACCTCCGGGGGCGACTCGTCGCGGTCCGGGACGCCGAACAGCGGATTCGACGGCTCCGCGAGCGAACCGACGGACTGCTCGAGGACCTCGGCGAAACGCACCACACGCTCCACGAGGCGTTCCCGGTCGAGGAGTGA
- a CDS encoding CbiX/SirB N-terminal domain-containing protein, translating into MSVDSPDLADDVLEDDTVLVVGHGSRREKSNEQVKTLAAMLEERVDVPVDVAYLELAKPSIPDAIEGLAPTCEHLSVVPLSLFGASHVKNDVPLAVQTARARYDDLSLYCGAHLGVHPALVELLDERARAVEADLGVDREDDDVAVVVCARGSSDPDANADAHKLARLLYEGRSFSRVETAFIGVTEPRLEDALHTVAKNRPDAVVVLPYMLGDGVLTQRIRDRTAEFDSEYPYVAAGSGDPLGTDERIVDVLADRFREARTGSVEMSCDTCKYKVELDGYEDDRGGARAMLRSLVHQAEHADREDVGDDPHVHDAPDHHVAVCTNQTCAASGATTVLERLRQEIRDADECDAHVTRSSCLGQCGDGPMVAVYPDGIWYGGVTPEDTERIVSSHLERDRIVSDLVHQTL; encoded by the coding sequence ATGAGCGTCGATAGCCCGGACCTCGCGGACGACGTACTCGAGGACGACACCGTGCTCGTCGTCGGCCACGGGTCGCGACGCGAGAAGTCGAACGAACAGGTCAAAACGCTCGCGGCGATGCTCGAGGAGCGCGTCGACGTGCCGGTCGACGTCGCCTATCTCGAGCTCGCGAAGCCATCGATTCCCGACGCAATCGAGGGGCTCGCACCGACGTGTGAGCACCTGTCGGTCGTCCCGCTGTCGCTGTTCGGCGCGAGCCACGTCAAAAACGACGTGCCACTGGCCGTCCAGACGGCGCGGGCGCGATACGACGACCTGTCGCTGTACTGTGGCGCTCACCTCGGCGTTCACCCTGCACTCGTCGAGTTGCTCGACGAACGGGCACGGGCGGTCGAGGCCGACCTGGGCGTCGACCGCGAGGACGACGACGTCGCGGTCGTCGTCTGTGCCCGGGGCTCGAGCGATCCGGACGCCAACGCCGACGCCCACAAACTCGCGCGACTGCTCTACGAGGGGCGATCGTTCTCGCGAGTCGAGACCGCGTTCATCGGGGTGACGGAGCCCCGACTCGAGGACGCCCTCCACACCGTCGCGAAGAACAGGCCCGACGCGGTGGTCGTGCTCCCGTACATGCTGGGTGACGGCGTTCTGACCCAGCGGATCAGGGACCGAACTGCAGAGTTCGATTCGGAGTATCCCTACGTGGCTGCTGGGAGCGGCGATCCGCTCGGAACCGACGAGCGGATCGTCGACGTGCTCGCGGATCGCTTCCGGGAGGCACGCACCGGCAGCGTCGAGATGTCCTGTGACACCTGCAAGTACAAGGTCGAACTCGACGGCTACGAGGACGACCGGGGCGGCGCTCGAGCGATGTTACGCTCGCTGGTCCACCAGGCCGAACACGCGGACCGAGAGGACGTCGGCGACGACCCCCACGTCCACGACGCGCCCGACCACCACGTCGCGGTCTGTACGAACCAGACCTGTGCGGCAAGTGGTGCGACGACCGTTCTCGAGCGCCTTCGACAGGAGATACGCGACGCCGACGAGTGTGACGCCCACGTCACCCGAAGTTCCTGTCTCGGGCAGTGTGGCGACGGCCCGATGGTCGCCGTCTACCCCGACGGGATCTGGTACGGCGGCGTCACGCCCGAGGACACCGAACGCATCGTTTCGTCCCACCTGGAACGGGACCGCATCGTTTCCGATCTGGTCCATCAGACGCTGTAG
- a CDS encoding cobalamin biosynthesis protein — translation MSADALEIERPSDLLAGHPATAYLWGHVAGSGEVTDEGLEIVANDEESAEVLAAIAGGPAADPERETTTREYAHDASITRTDEEYTVSIDGADLYGVSGPLGLPVDGRGNYRFGAFTGHERELLRGLLEGCGTVCFKSSSGTVGISFVHDDRELLEVIDNLLAACPVDAPTGEVGETSSGGYWFGLEDAAAPAFGEWVYDGSEATRLYAPSRKRKLERSLEQAEHA, via the coding sequence ATGAGCGCCGACGCTCTCGAGATCGAGCGCCCGTCGGATCTCCTCGCCGGCCATCCGGCGACCGCCTACCTCTGGGGCCACGTCGCCGGCAGCGGCGAGGTGACCGACGAAGGCCTCGAAATCGTCGCGAACGACGAGGAATCGGCCGAGGTGCTCGCGGCGATCGCGGGCGGCCCAGCCGCCGACCCCGAACGCGAGACCACGACCCGCGAGTACGCCCACGACGCGTCGATCACCCGAACCGACGAGGAGTACACCGTCTCGATCGACGGGGCGGACCTCTACGGGGTGAGCGGCCCGCTCGGACTGCCGGTCGACGGTCGCGGCAACTACCGCTTCGGCGCCTTCACCGGCCACGAGCGTGAACTCCTTCGCGGACTGCTCGAGGGCTGTGGAACGGTCTGTTTCAAGTCCTCGAGCGGTACGGTCGGGATATCGTTCGTCCACGACGACCGCGAGTTACTCGAGGTGATCGACAACCTGCTCGCGGCCTGTCCCGTCGACGCGCCCACGGGAGAGGTCGGTGAGACCTCCTCGGGCGGCTACTGGTTCGGCCTCGAGGACGCGGCCGCTCCAGCTTTCGGCGAGTGGGTCTACGACGGGAGCGAGGCAACGAGGCTGTACGCACCGAGTCGGAAACGGAAACTCGAGCGCAGCCTCGAACAGGCCGAACACGCATGA
- a CDS encoding ferredoxin, protein MPEYEVTLEKATCDGIFACLTRDPRFVEDDDGLATIDPDADPVYDATGEETVTVEDDRIVATFDDDRLEDTKQAAEACPVNAIEVREVGE, encoded by the coding sequence ATGCCCGAGTACGAAGTCACTCTCGAGAAAGCGACCTGTGACGGCATCTTCGCCTGCCTGACGCGCGATCCGCGGTTCGTCGAGGACGACGACGGGTTGGCGACGATCGACCCCGACGCCGACCCCGTCTACGACGCGACGGGCGAGGAGACCGTCACGGTCGAAGACGACCGAATCGTCGCTACGTTCGACGACGACCGCCTCGAGGACACGAAGCAGGCAGCCGAGGCCTGTCCGGTGAACGCGATCGAGGTCAGGGAGGTGGGCGAATGA
- the cobJ gene encoding precorrin-3B C(17)-methyltransferase: MSNDTDTESNESTSNCGAKTDTSSDSGSKCGASSSDDSSSSKCGGSSSSDSSSNCGSSSKKETTEEKVGATVDDFDADPGQLIAVGLGPGHPEGMTQRAKDALLEADHIVGYTTYIELIPDEITEQAEDIYDTPMCGEVSRTEESVDRTLAGNDVAIVGSGDPNVYALAGLALEILESKGATASMVEFEVVPGVPAAQSCGARLGAPLVNDTVSISLSDHLVPMPEIESRLHAAAKESFTITIYNPWSRKRRENFQKCCEILLTHRDPETPVGIVHAAGREDEEVMITELGELEDLGESEIIDMTTTIVVGNEETYVWDDRMVTPRGYETKYDY, from the coding sequence ATGAGCAACGATACCGACACCGAATCCAACGAATCGACTTCGAACTGTGGCGCGAAAACTGACACCTCGAGCGACTCCGGCTCTAAATGCGGGGCCTCGAGTAGCGACGACTCGAGTTCCTCGAAGTGCGGTGGATCGAGTTCGAGCGACTCGAGTTCGAACTGCGGTTCCTCGAGCAAGAAAGAGACGACCGAGGAGAAAGTCGGCGCGACGGTCGACGACTTCGACGCCGACCCTGGCCAGTTGATCGCCGTCGGTCTCGGTCCGGGACATCCGGAGGGGATGACCCAGCGTGCAAAAGACGCACTGCTCGAGGCAGACCACATCGTCGGCTACACGACCTACATCGAACTCATCCCCGACGAGATCACCGAGCAGGCCGAGGACATCTACGACACGCCGATGTGTGGCGAGGTCTCGCGAACCGAGGAGTCGGTCGACCGGACGCTCGCGGGCAACGACGTCGCCATTGTCGGCAGCGGCGATCCGAACGTCTACGCGCTGGCGGGGCTCGCCCTCGAGATCCTCGAGTCGAAGGGTGCGACGGCGTCGATGGTCGAGTTCGAGGTCGTGCCGGGCGTTCCGGCGGCGCAGTCCTGTGGCGCGCGCCTGGGTGCACCGCTCGTGAACGACACCGTCTCGATCTCGCTGTCCGATCATCTCGTGCCAATGCCAGAGATCGAGTCGCGGCTGCACGCTGCCGCCAAGGAGTCGTTCACGATCACGATCTACAACCCCTGGAGCCGCAAGCGCCGGGAGAACTTCCAGAAGTGCTGTGAGATTCTGCTGACCCACCGCGATCCGGAGACGCCCGTCGGCATCGTCCACGCCGCCGGCCGCGAGGACGAGGAAGTGATGATCACCGAACTCGGCGAACTCGAGGACCTGGGCGAAAGCGAGATCATCGACATGACGACCACCATCGTCGTCGGCAACGAGGAGACGTACGTCTGGGACGATCGGATGGTCACCCCGCGCGGGTACGAGACGAAGTACGACTACTGA
- a CDS encoding precorrin-3B C(17)-methyltransferase → MSSDVDSTNSADGTPDDHGTLYVVGIGPGLPEHMTKRAKAVIESADVVIASNLYQEFLRADGTLSPEDAVDDDGFVTRSNGHEQQIVRSSMGRQIELARAAFEYVREGKDVAHVSGGDPSVYGKSDLIFKMAEEESATDVPIEIVPGLTAALGGAANVGAPLCNDFCTVSLSDKWRGWDEIEEKLRAAAISDFVIVLYNCWRNYEKAVEIVREERTDDALVAIVNDAGRADAGRNGEDHFITSLGEAADHDDKVSGMGTSLIIGNHETETWSNDDRTYLVTPRGGRDVDDF, encoded by the coding sequence ATGAGTTCGGACGTCGACTCCACGAATTCGGCCGATGGTACCCCTGACGACCACGGCACGCTCTACGTCGTCGGCATCGGGCCCGGCCTCCCCGAGCACATGACCAAGCGGGCGAAGGCAGTGATCGAATCGGCGGACGTGGTCATTGCCTCGAACCTCTACCAGGAGTTCCTGCGAGCGGACGGTACGTTGTCACCCGAAGACGCCGTCGACGACGACGGCTTCGTAACTCGATCTAACGGCCACGAACAGCAGATCGTCCGCTCGTCGATGGGGCGACAGATCGAACTCGCCCGTGCAGCGTTCGAGTACGTCCGCGAGGGGAAAGACGTCGCTCACGTTTCGGGCGGCGATCCCTCCGTCTACGGCAAGTCCGACCTCATCTTCAAGATGGCAGAGGAGGAGTCGGCGACGGACGTCCCGATCGAGATCGTCCCCGGACTCACCGCAGCACTCGGGGGAGCAGCAAACGTCGGCGCACCGCTGTGTAACGACTTCTGTACCGTCTCGCTGTCGGACAAGTGGCGCGGCTGGGACGAGATCGAGGAGAAACTACGCGCGGCGGCGATCAGCGACTTCGTGATCGTGCTGTACAACTGCTGGCGCAACTACGAGAAGGCAGTCGAGATCGTCCGCGAGGAACGCACCGACGACGCACTCGTGGCGATCGTCAACGACGCCGGCCGAGCAGACGCCGGACGAAACGGCGAGGACCACTTCATCACGTCGCTCGGCGAGGCCGCCGACCACGACGACAAGGTCTCGGGCATGGGTACCTCGCTGATCATCGGCAACCACGAGACCGAAACCTGGAGCAACGACGATCGAACGTACCTGGTCACCCCGCGTGGCGGGCGTGACGTCGACGATTTCTAA
- the cbiG gene encoding cobalt-precorrin 5A hydrolase — protein sequence MSTDDNDSDSGHCKTPDSDGEVAEEIAIVAFERKMETAEEIVDGIGDRYETIEILEYHGDVFEEHWGEYDCFIGLMASGIAMRKTAHLLDDKWDDPAICVVDEELTWAIPITGGHHGANQVAQDLATMGAIPAMTTASEAAGKQGVESRAKAMDAHVVNGDSTVQTNLAVLDDELGPVARLDGPQAVLVGDDVTVLERNKDDGVVIGTGSVSGANKETFLEAWEIALEQTDYAFADVEFVATATRKEDEEGLLEAADELGLGVVAFDKETLLAHEGPTPSKSKELIGWPGVSESSAIAGGREQELVLEKISYEDEVTVAIGR from the coding sequence ATGAGTACTGACGACAACGATTCCGACAGTGGACACTGTAAAACGCCCGACAGCGACGGCGAAGTAGCCGAAGAAATCGCTATCGTCGCCTTCGAGCGGAAGATGGAGACCGCCGAGGAGATCGTCGACGGTATCGGCGATCGGTACGAGACGATCGAGATCCTCGAGTACCACGGCGACGTCTTCGAGGAGCATTGGGGCGAGTACGACTGCTTTATCGGCTTGATGGCCTCGGGGATCGCGATGCGAAAGACGGCCCATCTGCTCGACGACAAGTGGGACGATCCCGCGATCTGTGTCGTCGACGAGGAACTGACGTGGGCCATCCCGATCACGGGTGGTCATCACGGCGCGAATCAGGTCGCACAGGATCTGGCGACGATGGGCGCGATTCCGGCGATGACGACCGCGAGCGAGGCCGCCGGAAAGCAAGGCGTCGAGTCCCGCGCGAAGGCGATGGACGCCCACGTCGTCAACGGTGACTCGACCGTTCAGACCAACCTCGCCGTCCTCGACGACGAACTCGGACCGGTCGCGCGACTCGACGGCCCCCAGGCGGTGCTGGTCGGCGACGACGTGACCGTCCTCGAGCGGAACAAAGACGACGGCGTCGTCATCGGCACCGGGAGCGTTTCGGGTGCGAACAAAGAGACGTTCCTCGAGGCCTGGGAGATCGCCCTCGAGCAAACCGACTACGCCTTCGCGGACGTCGAGTTCGTCGCGACGGCGACGCGGAAGGAAGACGAGGAAGGGTTGCTCGAGGCTGCAGACGAGCTCGGCCTGGGGGTCGTCGCCTTCGACAAGGAGACGCTGCTCGCTCACGAAGGGCCGACGCCCTCGAAGTCCAAGGAGTTGATCGGCTGGCCGGGCGTCTCGGAGTCCTCGGCGATCGCCGGCGGCCGCGAGCAGGAACTGGTCTTAGAGAAGATCAGCTACGAGGACGAGGTAACGGTGGCGATCGGTCGATGA
- a CDS encoding cobalt-precorrin-4/precorrin-4 C(11)-methyltransferase, whose translation MSDEEYTAGDVREGIPFVGAGPGDPGLLTVTGKELLERADLVVHAGSLVNSELLEAYCDHAELVNSVGKDLEELVPLMADAYHEGREVVRLHSGDPAIYGAALEQMDALEAEDVPTYFVPGVTSSFAASATLGTQLTLNEVANHVAFTRPQGKTLSEEEDHISDFVGMGDVTTCIYLGTHAVRETMDRLLADGHDPETPVAVVYHASWPDEDVITGTLETIADEVEEAGYRASALVLIGEAVTGAGYERSYLYGDWANRGSGSSEESEEGCSD comes from the coding sequence ATGAGCGACGAGGAGTACACCGCCGGCGACGTCCGCGAGGGGATCCCCTTCGTCGGGGCCGGTCCCGGCGACCCCGGTCTGCTGACCGTGACGGGCAAGGAACTGCTCGAGCGCGCCGACCTCGTCGTCCACGCTGGCTCGCTGGTCAACAGCGAACTGCTCGAGGCGTACTGCGATCACGCCGAACTGGTCAACTCCGTCGGCAAGGACCTCGAGGAACTCGTTCCGCTGATGGCCGACGCCTACCACGAGGGACGGGAGGTCGTCCGGCTCCACAGCGGCGATCCGGCGATCTACGGGGCCGCACTCGAACAGATGGACGCGCTCGAGGCCGAAGACGTTCCGACGTACTTCGTTCCCGGGGTCACCTCCTCCTTTGCGGCGAGTGCGACGCTCGGGACGCAGTTGACGTTGAACGAGGTCGCCAACCACGTTGCGTTCACCCGTCCGCAGGGCAAGACCCTGAGCGAGGAGGAAGATCACATCAGCGACTTCGTCGGGATGGGTGACGTGACGACCTGTATCTACCTCGGGACCCACGCCGTTCGCGAGACGATGGACCGGTTGCTCGCGGACGGCCACGACCCCGAGACGCCCGTCGCGGTCGTCTACCACGCCTCGTGGCCGGACGAGGACGTCATCACGGGGACGCTCGAGACGATCGCAGACGAAGTGGAGGAGGCAGGGTATCGGGCCTCGGCGCTCGTACTGATCGGCGAGGCCGTTACCGGCGCAGGATACGAACGATCCTACCTCTACGGGGACTGGGCCAATCGTGGCTCTGGTAGTTCCGAGGAGAGCGAAGAGGGGTGTTCGGACTGA
- a CDS encoding cobalt-factor II C(20)-methyltransferase — MTVYGIGLGPGDADLVTVKGKRALESVETVYSPGRLSRSVALEYVDESKIGDLDFPMTRDPEKLRSAWKEAAAEVASEAHEDDVAFVTLGDPNVYSTFGHLRRTLETFHPEVELEVVPGVSAMTAFATALGVEVEAGTGLALREAANGTAPTGPDRMILFKVTDAPATYEKLTEAGYDIRFGRRLFMEQGETVVTDDPAEIDERDYYTLAYAEREDLERDLATAEFDVDDDADTDTELEGTA, encoded by the coding sequence GTGACGGTCTACGGTATCGGCCTCGGCCCCGGGGACGCGGACCTGGTGACGGTGAAAGGGAAACGCGCCCTCGAGTCGGTCGAGACCGTCTACTCTCCGGGCCGTCTCTCGCGGTCGGTGGCACTCGAGTACGTCGACGAGTCGAAGATCGGCGACCTCGACTTCCCGATGACGCGGGACCCGGAGAAGCTCCGGAGCGCCTGGAAAGAGGCCGCCGCGGAAGTAGCGAGCGAGGCCCACGAGGACGACGTCGCCTTCGTTACGCTCGGCGACCCGAACGTCTACTCGACGTTCGGCCACCTCCGGCGGACGCTCGAGACGTTCCACCCCGAGGTGGAACTCGAGGTCGTCCCTGGCGTGAGCGCGATGACGGCGTTCGCGACGGCGCTGGGGGTCGAGGTCGAGGCCGGGACCGGACTCGCGCTCCGAGAGGCCGCGAACGGCACGGCACCGACGGGGCCGGATCGGATGATCCTGTTCAAGGTCACCGACGCGCCGGCCACGTACGAAAAGCTGACCGAGGCGGGCTACGACATCCGCTTCGGCCGTCGGCTGTTCATGGAACAAGGCGAGACCGTCGTCACCGACGACCCGGCCGAGATCGACGAGCGCGATTACTACACGCTGGCCTACGCCGAACGCGAGGATCTCGAGCGAGACCTCGCGACGGCGGAGTTCGACGTCGACGACGATGCGGACACCGACACCGAACTGGAGGGGACAGCATGA
- the cbiT gene encoding precorrin-6Y C5,15-methyltransferase (decarboxylating) subunit CbiT, with translation MSQVALPHDAKAGPTKAEVRAVTLSKLGLRPSDHFVDVGSCTGAVTIEAARRVARVTALERKPERVEVTEQNLEMNEYDAEVTVRNAEAPEGFPEDADAAFLGGSRNFEAVLDCALESGVDRIVMNVARLEVAGKAVEAFRERGILDEVVQLQVSHGYDLVGATSFDSQNPVYVVVGRRDAEGLT, from the coding sequence ATGTCCCAGGTAGCCTTGCCACACGACGCGAAAGCCGGGCCGACAAAAGCGGAGGTCCGTGCGGTGACGCTGTCGAAACTCGGCCTTCGGCCGTCGGATCACTTCGTCGACGTCGGCTCCTGTACCGGCGCGGTCACCATCGAAGCGGCCCGCCGAGTCGCACGCGTGACGGCACTCGAGCGGAAACCCGAACGGGTCGAGGTCACGGAGCAGAACCTCGAAATGAACGAATACGACGCCGAAGTGACGGTGCGAAACGCGGAAGCACCCGAGGGGTTCCCCGAAGACGCCGACGCTGCGTTTCTCGGTGGTAGCCGGAACTTCGAGGCCGTGCTCGACTGCGCCCTCGAGTCCGGTGTCGACCGGATCGTGATGAACGTCGCTCGTCTCGAGGTCGCGGGCAAAGCCGTGGAGGCGTTCCGCGAGCGCGGAATTCTGGACGAAGTCGTCCAACTACAGGTGAGTCACGGTTACGACCTCGTCGGCGCGACGAGTTTCGACTCACAGAACCCGGTGTACGTCGTCGTCGGCCGCCGCGACGCGGAGGGGTTGACGTGA
- a CDS encoding precorrin-2 dehydrogenase/sirohydrochlorin ferrochelatase family protein, which yields MLPLFHDFEGRSVVVVGGGSVALRKTRFFSEEADVTVVAPEFVDGFEALECERQHRKLERDEVEDVVDGAFLVVPATDDRELNDAIAEAARAAGCLVNRVDERGDTVTPSRVESERVTVAISTHGASPATTKYLRQRIEPMLERAHPMVVLQSELRTELQSSGKLPSAKRREALRAVLEDEAVWEFLDADREADARERAWELVDALE from the coding sequence ATGCTTCCGCTCTTTCACGATTTCGAGGGTCGATCGGTCGTCGTCGTAGGCGGTGGCTCCGTGGCCCTGCGAAAGACGCGGTTCTTTTCCGAAGAGGCCGACGTGACGGTCGTCGCTCCCGAGTTCGTCGACGGATTCGAGGCCCTCGAGTGTGAGCGCCAGCACCGGAAACTCGAGCGCGACGAAGTCGAGGACGTCGTCGACGGGGCGTTTCTCGTCGTTCCGGCGACGGACGACCGAGAGCTAAACGATGCCATCGCGGAAGCGGCACGAGCGGCTGGCTGTCTGGTCAACCGGGTCGACGAACGCGGCGACACCGTCACGCCGAGCCGAGTGGAATCCGAGCGAGTTACGGTCGCCATTTCGACCCACGGAGCGAGTCCGGCGACGACGAAGTACCTCAGACAGCGGATCGAACCGATGCTCGAGCGCGCCCATCCGATGGTCGTGCTCCAGTCGGAACTTCGGACGGAGTTGCAGTCCAGCGGGAAGCTTCCGTCGGCAAAGCGCCGCGAAGCACTCCGGGCGGTCCTCGAAGATGAAGCCGTCTGGGAGTTTCTCGACGCGGATCGCGAGGCCGACGCACGGGAGCGGGCGTGGGAACTCGTCGACGCCCTCGAGTGA